A genomic region of Canis aureus isolate CA01 chromosome 16, VMU_Caureus_v.1.0, whole genome shotgun sequence contains the following coding sequences:
- the NME1 gene encoding nucleoside diphosphate kinase A, which translates to MANSERTFIAIKPDGVQRSLVGEIIKRFEQKGFRLIAMKLIQASEDLLKEHYIDLKDRPFFAGLVKYMQSGPVVAMVWEGLNVVKTGRVMLGETNPADSKPGTIRGDFCIQVGRNIIHGSDSVESAEKEIGLWFQPEELVDYKSCAQNWIYE; encoded by the exons ATGGCCAACAGTGAACGCACCTTCATTGCCATCAAGCCTGATGGAGTCCAGCGCAGCCTTGTGGGAGAGATCATCAAGCGTTTCGAGCAAAAGGGATTCCGCCTCATTGCTATGAAATTAATCCAG GCTTCTGAAGACCTTCTCAAGGAGCACTATATTGACCTGAAGGACCGTCCATTCTTTGCCGGCCTGGTGAAGTACATGCAGTCAGGGCCTGTGGTTGCCATG GTGTGGGAGGGCCTGAATGTGGTGAAGACAGGCCGAGTGATGCTCGGGGAGACCAACCCGGCGGACTCCAAACCTGGGACCATCCGTGGGGACTTTTGCATCCAAGTTGGCAG GAACATTATCCATGGCAGCGATTCTGTGGAGAGTGCGGAGAAGGAGATTGGCTTGTGGTTCCAGCCTGAAGAGCTGGTGGATTACAAGAGCTGTGCTCAGAACTGGATTTATGAGTGA